Proteins from a genomic interval of Dermacentor variabilis isolate Ectoservices chromosome 8, ASM5094787v1, whole genome shotgun sequence:
- the LOC142591149 gene encoding TNF receptor-associated factor 6-A-like, translating into MINACLLLRLDISCNCSQPIGCNPAMFPGGVRYTLVGFSDLLDWKPLNFVKPIPPNRVCSLCGLVRPVTALLLCGHVLCDHCCEQGVVEDDHHCPLEGGHCSKDDVEWRRFPAANLLKRDVYCWNKQFGCEAVMPASDVYKHFLAECMHHTTYCKRCSNAVLYNSISAHISHCRTRAISGVSEKPQGPIERDGLTTTTVTQQSPENLVAEINVALHSILSESNAHSDALNDLSSKMSVLIDFVTKESRAAATLTSEFLARNAVQFSEINKLLKQCLVASHSSLEEIVRKLAVLKNTMSKAEHATQRERAVVAKVASEVGAMQMEGNESSQEILRLTEKVMAHSSVLLNLYTFDVPGVSALKRDALDEGEATFECDRVYLRGYCISPGVCLRKQKDSLSLHILIFIHKGALDDFVEWPFRYSFKLSVIHPVSRVKREICCKFSKENLPFLQKPVEPSNKAVFSKQASLSLSDLERDNYVSEDKLQCRWNIV; encoded by the exons ATGATAAACGCGTGTCTTCTGCTCCGGCTGGACATTTCCTGCAACTGCTCGCAGCCGATCGGTTGCAACCCAGCGATGTTTCCGGGCGGCGTGCGGTACACGCTGGTCGGCTTCTCCGACTTGCTCGACTGGAAGCCCCTGAATTTCGTGAAGCCGATCCCGCCGAACAGAGTGTGCAGCTTATGCGGGCTCGTGCGACCGGTTACCGCGCTGCTACTGTGCGGCCACGTACTCTGTGACCACTGCTGCGAACAGGGCGTGGTGGAGGACGATCACCACTGTCCACTGGAAGGTGGCCACTGTTCGAAGGACGACGTCGAATGGAGGCGATTTCCTGCCGCCAACCTGCTGAAGAGAGAC GTGTACTGCTGGAACAAGCAATTTGGATGTGAAGCCGTCATGCCTGCATCGGATGTCTACAAGCATTTTCTGGCTGAATGCATGCACCATACGACCTATTGTAAAAGATGTTCCAATGCGGTTTTGTACAATAGTATTAGCGCCCACATTTCTCACTGTAGGACTAGGGCCATATCGGGTGTTTCAGAGAAGCCGCAAGGACCGATTGAGAGAGACGGATTGACAACGACGACAGTGACCCAACAATCTCCAGAAAATTTGGTGGCTGAAATCAACGTCGCTTTGCACAGTATTCTGAGTGAAAGCAATGCACATAGCGACGCACTTAACGATCTGTCTAGCAAAATGAGCGTTCTGATAGACTTTGTGACTAAGGAATCGCGAGCGGCAGCTACACTAACTAGTGAATTTCTAGCAAGAAATGCTGTTCAGTTCAGCGAGATAAACAAATTACTGAAACAGTGCTTGGTGGCTTCGCACAGTAGTTTAGAAGAAATTGTTCGGAAGCTCGCTGTCCTAAAGAATACGATGAGCAAGGCGGAACATGCCACTCAACGCGAGCGCGCTGTGGTCGCTAAGGTGGCGTCTGAAGTTGGCGCAATGCAAATGGAAGGTAACGAGAGTAGTCAAGAAATACTGCGCTTAACAGAAAAGGTGATGGCGCACAGCTCAGTCTTGCTTAACTTGTACACTTTTGATGTACCAGGAGTGAGCGCACTAAAGCGAGATGCCCTCGACGAAGGTGAGGCAACGTTCGAATGCGACAGGGTGTACCTACGCGGCTATTGCATCTCGCCAGGAGTTTGCCTCAGGAAGCAGAAAGACTCGCTTTCGTTGCATATCCTCATTTTTATTCACAAAGGCGCACTCGATGACTTTGTCGAGTGGCCATTCCGTTATTCCTTCAAGCTAAGCGTAATACACCCAGTTTCCCGTGTTAAGCGCGAGATTTGCTGTAAATTTTCCAAGGAGAACTTGCCGTTTCTGCAGAAACCAGTGGAACCTAGCAACAAAGCAGTTTTCTCAAAACAAGCGTCGCTCTCCTTGAGCGATCTGGAGCGAGACAACTACGTGTCGGAGGACAAGCTGCAATGCCGATGGAACATTGTCTGA